A window of Oncorhynchus kisutch isolate 150728-3 linkage group LG10, Okis_V2, whole genome shotgun sequence contains these coding sequences:
- the LOC109898257 gene encoding serine/threonine-protein kinase BRSK2-like isoform X4, which produces MTSKELSVGQSAQYVGPYRLEKTLGKGQTGLVKLGVHCITGQKVAIKIVNREKLSESVLMKVEREIAILKLIEHPHVLKLHDVYENNKYLYLVLEHVSGGELFDYLVKKGRLTPKEARKFFRQIISALDFCHSHSICHRDLKPENLLLDEKNNIRIADFGMASLQVGDSLLETSCGSPHYACPEVIRGEKYDGRRADVWSCGVILFALLVGALPFDHDNLRQLLEKVKSGVFHMPHFIPPDCQALLKGMIEVNPDKRLTLEAIQKHSWYLGGRNEPCPEQPPPRRVCVKRIVSLTELDPDVLDSMHSLGCFRDRGKLTQDLQCEEDNQEKMIYYLLLDRKERYPSCEDEDLPPRNDIGLPADPPRKRVDSPMLTRHGRCRPERKSLEVLSVTEQGSPTPTRRALDTSAHSQRSRSVSGASTGLSSSPLSSPRVTPQGSPLPTPLGTPVHHPQHPPPTPPSSSSSSSSSRAEGGGGGGSLSLTPPSSPGGSGGMAASSSAHWRTRLNSFKNNLLGSPRFHRRKLQVPTPEDMSSLTPESSPELAKKSWFGNFISLEKEEQIFVVIRDKPLSSIKADIVHAFLSIPSLSHSVVSQTSFRAEYKSSGGPSVFQKPVKFQVDIAFSEGERDREKERAEREGKRENGIYSVTFTLISGPSRRFKRVVETIQAQLLSTHDQPSVQALADEKNGQLTSRPPSTPTRQNSRRSEGGGDRGERCERGDAGIGGSGSVLQRRSSGKDKTRLLSSNGTQSQP; this is translated from the exons ATGACAAGCAAGGAGCTGTCCGTAGGCCAGTCGGCCCAATACGTCGGGCCTTACCGGTTGGAGAAAACCCTTGGGAAGGGGCAGACAG gttTGGTGAAGCTGGGAGTCCACTGTATTACGGGACAGAAGGTGGCCATAAAGATTGTGAACCGAGAGAAGCTGTCTGAGTCTGTCCTTATGAAG gtggagagggagatagcTATTCTAAAACTAATAGAGCACCCTCATGTGCTGAAGCTGCATGATGTTTATGAGAATAACAAATACCT GTATCTGGTGTTGGAGCATGTTTCAGGAGGAGAGTTATTTGACTACCTGGTGAAGAAGGGCAGACTGACACCTAAAGAGGCCAGGAAGTTCTTCAGACAGATCATCTCAGCGCTGGACTTCTGCCACAGCCACTCTATATG tcATAGAGACCTGAAGCCTGAAAACCTGCTCCTGGATGAGAAGAACAACATCCGCATCGCTGACTTTGGCATGGCCTCCCTACAGGTGGGGGACAGCCTGCTAGAGACCAGCTGTGG ATCTCCTCACTATGCATGTCCAGAAGTTATCAGG GGGGAGAAGTATGATGGTCGCAGGGCAGATGTATGGAGCTGTGGCGTTATTCTCTTTGCACTGCTGGTG GGAGCTCTACCCTTTGACCATGACAACCTGCGCCAGCTCCTTGAGAAGGTGAAGAGTGGGGTGTTCCACATGCCCCACTTCATCCCCCCAGACTGCCAGGCCCTGCTCAAAGGAATGATTGAGGTCAACCCTGACAAGAGACTCACG CTAGAAGCAATACAAAAACACTCATGGTATCT TGGTGGTCGTAACGAACCGTGTCCGGAGCAGCCTCctcccaggcgtgtgtgtgtgaagaggatTGTGTCGCTGACAGAGCTGGACCCCGATGTACTGGACAGCATGCACTCTCTGGGCTGCTTCAGAGACCGGGGAAAACTGACCCAGGACCTGCAGTGTGAGGA AGACAACCAGGAGAAGATGATCTACTACCTCCTCTTGGACAGGAAAGAGCGTTACCCCAGCTGTGAGGACGAAGACCTGCCGCCCAGGAATGATATAG GTCTCCCAGCAGATCCCCCTAGGAAACGGGTGGACTCTCCCATGCTGACCCGTCATGGCCGGTGCCGGCCGGAGAGGAAGAGTCTGGAGGTGCTGAGTGTGACGGAGCAGGGCTCCCCCACACCCACGCGCAGGGCGCTAGACACCTCCGCACACAGCCAGAG GTCTCGTTCAGTCAGTGGAGCTTCAACAGGGCTATCATCAAGTCCTCTCAGCAGTCCCAGG GTCACCCCTCAGGGGTCTCCACTCCCCACCCCCCTGGGCACCCCCGTCCACCACCCCCAGCACCCCCcgcccacccctccctcctcctcctcctcctcctcctcctcgcgggcggagggaggcggcgggggcgGATCCCTCTCCCTAACCCCACCCTCCAGCCCTGGAGGCAGCGGGGGGATGGCCGCCAGTAGCTCCGCCCACTGGAGGACACGCCTCAACTCCTTTAAGAACAACCTGCTGGGATCGCCACGCTTCCACCGACGCAAACtgcagg TTCCAACACCAGAGGACATGTCCAGTCTTACTCCAGAATCAAGCCCAGA GCTGGCCAAGAAGTCGTGGTTTGGGAACTTCATCAGCCTGGAAAAGGAGGAACAGATATTTGTTGTCATTAGAGACAAACCGCTTAGTTCCATCAAAGCTGATATAGTCCATGCCTTCTTGTCT ATCCCGTCCCTGAGTCACAGCGTCGTCTCCCAGACCAGCTTCAGAGCAGAATATAAGTCCTCTGGTGGCCCCTCCGTCTTCCAGAAGCCTGTTAAGTTCCAGGTGGACATTGCCTtctctgagggagagagggacagagaaaaggAACGAGccgagagggaaggaaagagggaaaaTGGCATCTACAGTGTGACTTTCACCCTCATATCAG GTCCAAGTCGCAGGTTCAAGAGAGTGGTGGAAACGATTCAAGCCCAGCTACTTAGTACTCATGATCAGCCATCTGTACAGGCACTGGCTG ATGAGAAGAATGGGCAGCTGACCTCGCGTCCGCCCAGCACCCCGACCCGGCAAAACTCCCGACGTTCGGAAGGAGGCGGGGACCGGGGCGAGAGGTGTGAGCGTGGTGATGCAGGGATAGGGGGCAGTGGGAGCGTGCTTCAGAGGAGGAGCTCGGGCAAAGACAAGACCAGACTCCTTTCCTCCAACGGGACACAGTCCCAGCCCTGA
- the LOC109898257 gene encoding serine/threonine-protein kinase BRSK1-like isoform X1, translating to MTSKELSVGQSAQYVGPYRLEKTLGKGQTGLVKLGVHCITGQKVAIKIVNREKLSESVLMKVEREIAILKLIEHPHVLKLHDVYENNKYLYLVLEHVSGGELFDYLVKKGRLTPKEARKFFRQIISALDFCHSHSICHRDLKPENLLLDEKNNIRIADFGMASLQVGDSLLETSCGSPHYACPEVIRGEKYDGRRADVWSCGVILFALLVGALPFDHDNLRQLLEKVKSGVFHMPHFIPPDCQALLKGMIEVNPDKRLTLEAIQKHSWYLGGRNEPCPEQPPPRRVCVKRIVSLTELDPDVLDSMHSLGCFRDRGKLTQDLQCEEDNQEKMIYYLLLDRKERYPSCEDEDLPPRNDIGLPADPPRKRVDSPMLTRHGRCRPERKSLEVLSVTEQGSPTPTRRALDTSAHSQRSRSVSGASTGLSSSPLSSPRSPVFTFSQSEVTSASTTHSKDPKPGSATTPRPSQRTTVPDPKTQTLPSKGLSDRPHLQSMKSLPLQAPPSPSPSPILSPIPRFFFFPAPSVFKSVTKNIYPNSAPVPQVTPQGSPLPTPLGTPVHHPQHPPPTPPSSSSSSSSSRAEGGGGGGSLSLTPPSSPGGSGGMAASSSAHWRTRLNSFKNNLLGSPRFHRRKLQVPTPEDMSSLTPESSPELAKKSWFGNFISLEKEEQIFVVIRDKPLSSIKADIVHAFLSIPSLSHSVVSQTSFRAEYKSSGGPSVFQKPVKFQVDIAFSEGERDREKERAEREGKRENGIYSVTFTLISGPSRRFKRVVETIQAQLLSTHDQPSVQALADEKNGQLTSRPPSTPTRQNSRRSEGGGDRGERCERGDAGIGGSGSVLQRRSSGKDKTRLLSSNGTQSQP from the exons ATGACAAGCAAGGAGCTGTCCGTAGGCCAGTCGGCCCAATACGTCGGGCCTTACCGGTTGGAGAAAACCCTTGGGAAGGGGCAGACAG gttTGGTGAAGCTGGGAGTCCACTGTATTACGGGACAGAAGGTGGCCATAAAGATTGTGAACCGAGAGAAGCTGTCTGAGTCTGTCCTTATGAAG gtggagagggagatagcTATTCTAAAACTAATAGAGCACCCTCATGTGCTGAAGCTGCATGATGTTTATGAGAATAACAAATACCT GTATCTGGTGTTGGAGCATGTTTCAGGAGGAGAGTTATTTGACTACCTGGTGAAGAAGGGCAGACTGACACCTAAAGAGGCCAGGAAGTTCTTCAGACAGATCATCTCAGCGCTGGACTTCTGCCACAGCCACTCTATATG tcATAGAGACCTGAAGCCTGAAAACCTGCTCCTGGATGAGAAGAACAACATCCGCATCGCTGACTTTGGCATGGCCTCCCTACAGGTGGGGGACAGCCTGCTAGAGACCAGCTGTGG ATCTCCTCACTATGCATGTCCAGAAGTTATCAGG GGGGAGAAGTATGATGGTCGCAGGGCAGATGTATGGAGCTGTGGCGTTATTCTCTTTGCACTGCTGGTG GGAGCTCTACCCTTTGACCATGACAACCTGCGCCAGCTCCTTGAGAAGGTGAAGAGTGGGGTGTTCCACATGCCCCACTTCATCCCCCCAGACTGCCAGGCCCTGCTCAAAGGAATGATTGAGGTCAACCCTGACAAGAGACTCACG CTAGAAGCAATACAAAAACACTCATGGTATCT TGGTGGTCGTAACGAACCGTGTCCGGAGCAGCCTCctcccaggcgtgtgtgtgtgaagaggatTGTGTCGCTGACAGAGCTGGACCCCGATGTACTGGACAGCATGCACTCTCTGGGCTGCTTCAGAGACCGGGGAAAACTGACCCAGGACCTGCAGTGTGAGGA AGACAACCAGGAGAAGATGATCTACTACCTCCTCTTGGACAGGAAAGAGCGTTACCCCAGCTGTGAGGACGAAGACCTGCCGCCCAGGAATGATATAG GTCTCCCAGCAGATCCCCCTAGGAAACGGGTGGACTCTCCCATGCTGACCCGTCATGGCCGGTGCCGGCCGGAGAGGAAGAGTCTGGAGGTGCTGAGTGTGACGGAGCAGGGCTCCCCCACACCCACGCGCAGGGCGCTAGACACCTCCGCACACAGCCAGAG GTCTCGTTCAGTCAGTGGAGCTTCAACAGGGCTATCATCAAGTCCTCTCAGCAGTCCCAGG AGCCCAGTTTTcactttcagccaatcagaagtCACCTCCGCCTCCACCACCCACTCCAAAGACCCCAAACCAGGAAGTGCCACCACTCCCCGGCCGTCACAACGGACGACCGTGCCTGACCCCAAAACCCAGACTCTGCCCTCCAAAGGGCTCTCCGATCGCCCTCACCTCCAGTCCATGAAGTCACTACCTCTCCAAGCTCCCCCCTCTCCGTCCCCCTCACCcatcctctcccccatccctcgcTTCTTTTTTTTCCCCGCCCCCTCCGTCTTTAAGTCAGTCACTAAGAACATCTATCCTAACTCTGCCCCTGTGCCACAGGTCACCCCTCAGGGGTCTCCACTCCCCACCCCCCTGGGCACCCCCGTCCACCACCCCCAGCACCCCCcgcccacccctccctcctcctcctcctcctcctcctcctcgcgggcggagggaggcggcgggggcgGATCCCTCTCCCTAACCCCACCCTCCAGCCCTGGAGGCAGCGGGGGGATGGCCGCCAGTAGCTCCGCCCACTGGAGGACACGCCTCAACTCCTTTAAGAACAACCTGCTGGGATCGCCACGCTTCCACCGACGCAAACtgcagg TTCCAACACCAGAGGACATGTCCAGTCTTACTCCAGAATCAAGCCCAGA GCTGGCCAAGAAGTCGTGGTTTGGGAACTTCATCAGCCTGGAAAAGGAGGAACAGATATTTGTTGTCATTAGAGACAAACCGCTTAGTTCCATCAAAGCTGATATAGTCCATGCCTTCTTGTCT ATCCCGTCCCTGAGTCACAGCGTCGTCTCCCAGACCAGCTTCAGAGCAGAATATAAGTCCTCTGGTGGCCCCTCCGTCTTCCAGAAGCCTGTTAAGTTCCAGGTGGACATTGCCTtctctgagggagagagggacagagaaaaggAACGAGccgagagggaaggaaagagggaaaaTGGCATCTACAGTGTGACTTTCACCCTCATATCAG GTCCAAGTCGCAGGTTCAAGAGAGTGGTGGAAACGATTCAAGCCCAGCTACTTAGTACTCATGATCAGCCATCTGTACAGGCACTGGCTG ATGAGAAGAATGGGCAGCTGACCTCGCGTCCGCCCAGCACCCCGACCCGGCAAAACTCCCGACGTTCGGAAGGAGGCGGGGACCGGGGCGAGAGGTGTGAGCGTGGTGATGCAGGGATAGGGGGCAGTGGGAGCGTGCTTCAGAGGAGGAGCTCGGGCAAAGACAAGACCAGACTCCTTTCCTCCAACGGGACACAGTCCCAGCCCTGA
- the LOC109898257 gene encoding serine/threonine-protein kinase BRSK1-like isoform X2 has translation MTSKELSVGQSAQYVGPYRLEKTLGKGQTGLVKLGVHCITGQKVAIKIVNREKLSESVLMKVEREIAILKLIEHPHVLKLHDVYENNKYLYLVLEHVSGGELFDYLVKKGRLTPKEARKFFRQIISALDFCHSHSICHRDLKPENLLLDEKNNIRIADFGMASLQVGDSLLETSCGSPHYACPEVIRGEKYDGRRADVWSCGVILFALLVGALPFDHDNLRQLLEKVKSGVFHMPHFIPPDCQALLKGMIEVNPDKRLTLEAIQKHSWYLGGRNEPCPEQPPPRRVCVKRIVSLTELDPDVLDSMHSLGCFRDRGKLTQDLQCEEDNQEKMIYYLLLDRKERYPSCEDEDLPPRNDIADPPRKRVDSPMLTRHGRCRPERKSLEVLSVTEQGSPTPTRRALDTSAHSQRSRSVSGASTGLSSSPLSSPRSPVFTFSQSEVTSASTTHSKDPKPGSATTPRPSQRTTVPDPKTQTLPSKGLSDRPHLQSMKSLPLQAPPSPSPSPILSPIPRFFFFPAPSVFKSVTKNIYPNSAPVPQVTPQGSPLPTPLGTPVHHPQHPPPTPPSSSSSSSSSRAEGGGGGGSLSLTPPSSPGGSGGMAASSSAHWRTRLNSFKNNLLGSPRFHRRKLQVPTPEDMSSLTPESSPELAKKSWFGNFISLEKEEQIFVVIRDKPLSSIKADIVHAFLSIPSLSHSVVSQTSFRAEYKSSGGPSVFQKPVKFQVDIAFSEGERDREKERAEREGKRENGIYSVTFTLISGPSRRFKRVVETIQAQLLSTHDQPSVQALADEKNGQLTSRPPSTPTRQNSRRSEGGGDRGERCERGDAGIGGSGSVLQRRSSGKDKTRLLSSNGTQSQP, from the exons ATGACAAGCAAGGAGCTGTCCGTAGGCCAGTCGGCCCAATACGTCGGGCCTTACCGGTTGGAGAAAACCCTTGGGAAGGGGCAGACAG gttTGGTGAAGCTGGGAGTCCACTGTATTACGGGACAGAAGGTGGCCATAAAGATTGTGAACCGAGAGAAGCTGTCTGAGTCTGTCCTTATGAAG gtggagagggagatagcTATTCTAAAACTAATAGAGCACCCTCATGTGCTGAAGCTGCATGATGTTTATGAGAATAACAAATACCT GTATCTGGTGTTGGAGCATGTTTCAGGAGGAGAGTTATTTGACTACCTGGTGAAGAAGGGCAGACTGACACCTAAAGAGGCCAGGAAGTTCTTCAGACAGATCATCTCAGCGCTGGACTTCTGCCACAGCCACTCTATATG tcATAGAGACCTGAAGCCTGAAAACCTGCTCCTGGATGAGAAGAACAACATCCGCATCGCTGACTTTGGCATGGCCTCCCTACAGGTGGGGGACAGCCTGCTAGAGACCAGCTGTGG ATCTCCTCACTATGCATGTCCAGAAGTTATCAGG GGGGAGAAGTATGATGGTCGCAGGGCAGATGTATGGAGCTGTGGCGTTATTCTCTTTGCACTGCTGGTG GGAGCTCTACCCTTTGACCATGACAACCTGCGCCAGCTCCTTGAGAAGGTGAAGAGTGGGGTGTTCCACATGCCCCACTTCATCCCCCCAGACTGCCAGGCCCTGCTCAAAGGAATGATTGAGGTCAACCCTGACAAGAGACTCACG CTAGAAGCAATACAAAAACACTCATGGTATCT TGGTGGTCGTAACGAACCGTGTCCGGAGCAGCCTCctcccaggcgtgtgtgtgtgaagaggatTGTGTCGCTGACAGAGCTGGACCCCGATGTACTGGACAGCATGCACTCTCTGGGCTGCTTCAGAGACCGGGGAAAACTGACCCAGGACCTGCAGTGTGAGGA AGACAACCAGGAGAAGATGATCTACTACCTCCTCTTGGACAGGAAAGAGCGTTACCCCAGCTGTGAGGACGAAGACCTGCCGCCCAGGAATGATATAG CAGATCCCCCTAGGAAACGGGTGGACTCTCCCATGCTGACCCGTCATGGCCGGTGCCGGCCGGAGAGGAAGAGTCTGGAGGTGCTGAGTGTGACGGAGCAGGGCTCCCCCACACCCACGCGCAGGGCGCTAGACACCTCCGCACACAGCCAGAG GTCTCGTTCAGTCAGTGGAGCTTCAACAGGGCTATCATCAAGTCCTCTCAGCAGTCCCAGG AGCCCAGTTTTcactttcagccaatcagaagtCACCTCCGCCTCCACCACCCACTCCAAAGACCCCAAACCAGGAAGTGCCACCACTCCCCGGCCGTCACAACGGACGACCGTGCCTGACCCCAAAACCCAGACTCTGCCCTCCAAAGGGCTCTCCGATCGCCCTCACCTCCAGTCCATGAAGTCACTACCTCTCCAAGCTCCCCCCTCTCCGTCCCCCTCACCcatcctctcccccatccctcgcTTCTTTTTTTTCCCCGCCCCCTCCGTCTTTAAGTCAGTCACTAAGAACATCTATCCTAACTCTGCCCCTGTGCCACAGGTCACCCCTCAGGGGTCTCCACTCCCCACCCCCCTGGGCACCCCCGTCCACCACCCCCAGCACCCCCcgcccacccctccctcctcctcctcctcctcctcctcctcgcgggcggagggaggcggcgggggcgGATCCCTCTCCCTAACCCCACCCTCCAGCCCTGGAGGCAGCGGGGGGATGGCCGCCAGTAGCTCCGCCCACTGGAGGACACGCCTCAACTCCTTTAAGAACAACCTGCTGGGATCGCCACGCTTCCACCGACGCAAACtgcagg TTCCAACACCAGAGGACATGTCCAGTCTTACTCCAGAATCAAGCCCAGA GCTGGCCAAGAAGTCGTGGTTTGGGAACTTCATCAGCCTGGAAAAGGAGGAACAGATATTTGTTGTCATTAGAGACAAACCGCTTAGTTCCATCAAAGCTGATATAGTCCATGCCTTCTTGTCT ATCCCGTCCCTGAGTCACAGCGTCGTCTCCCAGACCAGCTTCAGAGCAGAATATAAGTCCTCTGGTGGCCCCTCCGTCTTCCAGAAGCCTGTTAAGTTCCAGGTGGACATTGCCTtctctgagggagagagggacagagaaaaggAACGAGccgagagggaaggaaagagggaaaaTGGCATCTACAGTGTGACTTTCACCCTCATATCAG GTCCAAGTCGCAGGTTCAAGAGAGTGGTGGAAACGATTCAAGCCCAGCTACTTAGTACTCATGATCAGCCATCTGTACAGGCACTGGCTG ATGAGAAGAATGGGCAGCTGACCTCGCGTCCGCCCAGCACCCCGACCCGGCAAAACTCCCGACGTTCGGAAGGAGGCGGGGACCGGGGCGAGAGGTGTGAGCGTGGTGATGCAGGGATAGGGGGCAGTGGGAGCGTGCTTCAGAGGAGGAGCTCGGGCAAAGACAAGACCAGACTCCTTTCCTCCAACGGGACACAGTCCCAGCCCTGA
- the LOC109898257 gene encoding serine/threonine-protein kinase BRSK1-like isoform X3 gives MTSKELSVGQSAQYVGPYRLEKTLGKGQTGLVKLGVHCITGQKVAIKIVNREKLSESVLMKVEREIAILKLIEHPHVLKLHDVYENNKYLYLVLEHVSGGELFDYLVKKGRLTPKEARKFFRQIISALDFCHSHSICHRDLKPENLLLDEKNNIRIADFGMASLQVGDSLLETSCGSPHYACPEVIRGEKYDGRRADVWSCGVILFALLVGALPFDHDNLRQLLEKVKSGVFHMPHFIPPDCQALLKGMIEVNPDKRLTLEAIQKHSWYLGGRNEPCPEQPPPRRVCVKRIVSLTELDPDVLDSMHSLGCFRDRGKLTQDLQCEEDNQEKMIYYLLLDRKERYPSCEDEDLPPRNDIDPPRKRVDSPMLTRHGRCRPERKSLEVLSVTEQGSPTPTRRALDTSAHSQRSRSVSGASTGLSSSPLSSPRSPVFTFSQSEVTSASTTHSKDPKPGSATTPRPSQRTTVPDPKTQTLPSKGLSDRPHLQSMKSLPLQAPPSPSPSPILSPIPRFFFFPAPSVFKSVTKNIYPNSAPVPQVTPQGSPLPTPLGTPVHHPQHPPPTPPSSSSSSSSSRAEGGGGGGSLSLTPPSSPGGSGGMAASSSAHWRTRLNSFKNNLLGSPRFHRRKLQVPTPEDMSSLTPESSPELAKKSWFGNFISLEKEEQIFVVIRDKPLSSIKADIVHAFLSIPSLSHSVVSQTSFRAEYKSSGGPSVFQKPVKFQVDIAFSEGERDREKERAEREGKRENGIYSVTFTLISGPSRRFKRVVETIQAQLLSTHDQPSVQALADEKNGQLTSRPPSTPTRQNSRRSEGGGDRGERCERGDAGIGGSGSVLQRRSSGKDKTRLLSSNGTQSQP, from the exons ATGACAAGCAAGGAGCTGTCCGTAGGCCAGTCGGCCCAATACGTCGGGCCTTACCGGTTGGAGAAAACCCTTGGGAAGGGGCAGACAG gttTGGTGAAGCTGGGAGTCCACTGTATTACGGGACAGAAGGTGGCCATAAAGATTGTGAACCGAGAGAAGCTGTCTGAGTCTGTCCTTATGAAG gtggagagggagatagcTATTCTAAAACTAATAGAGCACCCTCATGTGCTGAAGCTGCATGATGTTTATGAGAATAACAAATACCT GTATCTGGTGTTGGAGCATGTTTCAGGAGGAGAGTTATTTGACTACCTGGTGAAGAAGGGCAGACTGACACCTAAAGAGGCCAGGAAGTTCTTCAGACAGATCATCTCAGCGCTGGACTTCTGCCACAGCCACTCTATATG tcATAGAGACCTGAAGCCTGAAAACCTGCTCCTGGATGAGAAGAACAACATCCGCATCGCTGACTTTGGCATGGCCTCCCTACAGGTGGGGGACAGCCTGCTAGAGACCAGCTGTGG ATCTCCTCACTATGCATGTCCAGAAGTTATCAGG GGGGAGAAGTATGATGGTCGCAGGGCAGATGTATGGAGCTGTGGCGTTATTCTCTTTGCACTGCTGGTG GGAGCTCTACCCTTTGACCATGACAACCTGCGCCAGCTCCTTGAGAAGGTGAAGAGTGGGGTGTTCCACATGCCCCACTTCATCCCCCCAGACTGCCAGGCCCTGCTCAAAGGAATGATTGAGGTCAACCCTGACAAGAGACTCACG CTAGAAGCAATACAAAAACACTCATGGTATCT TGGTGGTCGTAACGAACCGTGTCCGGAGCAGCCTCctcccaggcgtgtgtgtgtgaagaggatTGTGTCGCTGACAGAGCTGGACCCCGATGTACTGGACAGCATGCACTCTCTGGGCTGCTTCAGAGACCGGGGAAAACTGACCCAGGACCTGCAGTGTGAGGA AGACAACCAGGAGAAGATGATCTACTACCTCCTCTTGGACAGGAAAGAGCGTTACCCCAGCTGTGAGGACGAAGACCTGCCGCCCAGGAATGATATAG ATCCCCCTAGGAAACGGGTGGACTCTCCCATGCTGACCCGTCATGGCCGGTGCCGGCCGGAGAGGAAGAGTCTGGAGGTGCTGAGTGTGACGGAGCAGGGCTCCCCCACACCCACGCGCAGGGCGCTAGACACCTCCGCACACAGCCAGAG GTCTCGTTCAGTCAGTGGAGCTTCAACAGGGCTATCATCAAGTCCTCTCAGCAGTCCCAGG AGCCCAGTTTTcactttcagccaatcagaagtCACCTCCGCCTCCACCACCCACTCCAAAGACCCCAAACCAGGAAGTGCCACCACTCCCCGGCCGTCACAACGGACGACCGTGCCTGACCCCAAAACCCAGACTCTGCCCTCCAAAGGGCTCTCCGATCGCCCTCACCTCCAGTCCATGAAGTCACTACCTCTCCAAGCTCCCCCCTCTCCGTCCCCCTCACCcatcctctcccccatccctcgcTTCTTTTTTTTCCCCGCCCCCTCCGTCTTTAAGTCAGTCACTAAGAACATCTATCCTAACTCTGCCCCTGTGCCACAGGTCACCCCTCAGGGGTCTCCACTCCCCACCCCCCTGGGCACCCCCGTCCACCACCCCCAGCACCCCCcgcccacccctccctcctcctcctcctcctcctcctcctcgcgggcggagggaggcggcgggggcgGATCCCTCTCCCTAACCCCACCCTCCAGCCCTGGAGGCAGCGGGGGGATGGCCGCCAGTAGCTCCGCCCACTGGAGGACACGCCTCAACTCCTTTAAGAACAACCTGCTGGGATCGCCACGCTTCCACCGACGCAAACtgcagg TTCCAACACCAGAGGACATGTCCAGTCTTACTCCAGAATCAAGCCCAGA GCTGGCCAAGAAGTCGTGGTTTGGGAACTTCATCAGCCTGGAAAAGGAGGAACAGATATTTGTTGTCATTAGAGACAAACCGCTTAGTTCCATCAAAGCTGATATAGTCCATGCCTTCTTGTCT ATCCCGTCCCTGAGTCACAGCGTCGTCTCCCAGACCAGCTTCAGAGCAGAATATAAGTCCTCTGGTGGCCCCTCCGTCTTCCAGAAGCCTGTTAAGTTCCAGGTGGACATTGCCTtctctgagggagagagggacagagaaaaggAACGAGccgagagggaaggaaagagggaaaaTGGCATCTACAGTGTGACTTTCACCCTCATATCAG GTCCAAGTCGCAGGTTCAAGAGAGTGGTGGAAACGATTCAAGCCCAGCTACTTAGTACTCATGATCAGCCATCTGTACAGGCACTGGCTG ATGAGAAGAATGGGCAGCTGACCTCGCGTCCGCCCAGCACCCCGACCCGGCAAAACTCCCGACGTTCGGAAGGAGGCGGGGACCGGGGCGAGAGGTGTGAGCGTGGTGATGCAGGGATAGGGGGCAGTGGGAGCGTGCTTCAGAGGAGGAGCTCGGGCAAAGACAAGACCAGACTCCTTTCCTCCAACGGGACACAGTCCCAGCCCTGA